From the Streptomyces sp. NBC_01216 genome, the window CGGGGTGGCGGGGCGCGCCCCGCTGAGAGGCTGTCGGGTGGCCTTCGGCCGACAGGCTCTGAGCAGGTCCGCGCTCCCGCGCGGCGTCTCCCCGGGGAGGCTCGCGCGGAAGGCCCGCGGGGGACGGGTCCGCGGGCCGGCGGCACGGGCGCCCGCTGGGCCCGGAGAGAGCGACGCACGCCGTCCGGCACCTCGCGCCGTGGTGCGCGGGCCCCGGCAGGGCCTGTCCGGTCCGGGCGGTGCCCGCCGCCGTCCTCCGGGTCGCCCACTCCGACGAGTGACACGGACACCGCCGACCTGGGGTTTCGCCCGGTTCCGGCAGGGGCCGTCGCACAGCGGTGCCCGGACCTCGTAAGGTCTTCCCCGTGTTGGAGGAGATGCGGATACGGTCGCTCGGGGTCATCGACGACGCGGTGGTCGAGCTGTCGCCCGGTTTCACCGCGGTGACGGGTGAGACCGGTGCGGGCAAGACCATGGTGGTGACCAGCCTGGGGCTGCTGCTCGGCGGGCGGGCCGACCCTGCCCTGGTACGGATCGGCGCGGCGTCCGCCGTCGTCGAGGGGCGGATCAGTGTGCCCGAGGGCGCGTCCGCCGCCGTCCGGGCCGCGGAGGCCGGTGCCGAGCTGGACGACGGCGTCCTGCTCGTCAGCCGCACGATCTCCGCCGAGGGACGCTCGCGGGCTCACCTCGGCGGACGTTCCGTGCCGGTCGGACTGCTCGCCGAGCTCGCCGACGAACTCGTCGCCGTGCACGGCCAGACCGACCAGCAGGGCCTGCTCAAGCCGGCCCGGCAGCGCGGGGCGCTCGACCGGTACGCAGGCGAGGCCGTCACCACGCCGCTGGCCGCCTACGGGGAGGCGTACCGACGGCTGCGCGCCGTCGTCGCCGAACTGGACGAGATCACCACCCGTGCCCGTGAGCGGGCGCAGGAGGCCGATCTGCTGCGTTTCGGCCTCGCCGAGGTCGAGGCCGTCGAACCGAGGCCCGGCGAGGACGTCGAGCTGGCCGCGGAGGCCGAGCGGCTCGGGCACGCGGAGGCCCTCGCCTCCGCCGCGGCCCTGGCACACGGCGCGCTGGCCGGGAACCCCGAGGACCCCGAGGGCGTCGACGCCACGACCCTGGTCGCGGGCGCGGGGCGTGCGCTGGAGGCCGTACGGGCGCACGACGCGGCACTCGCCGCGCTCGCGGACCGGATGGGGGAGATCTCCATCCTGCTGGCCGATGTCGCGGGTGAACTCGCCGGGTACGCCGACAACCTGGACGCCGACCCCTTGCGGCTCGCGGCCGTCGAGGAGCGGCGCGCGGCACTGACCCAGCTCACCCGGAAGTACGGCGCGGACGTCACCGGCGTCCTGGCCTGGGCCGAGGAGAGTGCGGCCCGGCTGGCCGCACTGGACGGCGACGACGAGCGCATCGGCGAGCTGACGGCCGAGCGCGACGAGCTGCGCGCGGGACTCTCGGGCCTCGCGCAGGCGCTCACCGAC encodes:
- the recN gene encoding DNA repair protein RecN, with amino-acid sequence MRIRSLGVIDDAVVELSPGFTAVTGETGAGKTMVVTSLGLLLGGRADPALVRIGAASAVVEGRISVPEGASAAVRAAEAGAELDDGVLLVSRTISAEGRSRAHLGGRSVPVGLLAELADELVAVHGQTDQQGLLKPARQRGALDRYAGEAVTTPLAAYGEAYRRLRAVVAELDEITTRARERAQEADLLRFGLAEVEAVEPRPGEDVELAAEAERLGHAEALASAAALAHGALAGNPEDPEGVDATTLVAGAGRALEAVRAHDAALAALADRMGEISILLADVAGELAGYADNLDADPLRLAAVEERRAALTQLTRKYGADVTGVLAWAEESAARLAALDGDDERIGELTAERDELRAGLSGLAQALTDARTEAAARFAEAVTAELASLAMPHARVSFDIRQTEAADEASGVEVGGRSVLYGPSGADEVELLLAPHPGAPPRPIAKGASGGELSRVMLAVEVVFAGTDPVPTYLFDEVDAGVGGKAAVEIGRRLAKLARSAQVVVVTHLPQVAAFADRQLLVEKTNDGSVTRSGVTVLEGEDRVRELSRMLAGQEDSETARAHAEELLATARADH